A region of Bifidobacterium adolescentis ATCC 15703 DNA encodes the following proteins:
- a CDS encoding glycosyltransferase family 2 protein yields MATSRPLVSIIVPVYNSERYLPYCVESILNQSYTNLEIILVDDGSKDTSPRICDDYAEKDSRVIVIHQKNGGIAKAQNTGLDAAHGEYIAFADNDDILDSRNIELLLHAILNTGADMSKGRWQQFGVSQLAEIKARAAQGSAAPDKTTSFKNPLHAYQTVFCKSLRILGNLLGKNSEALYFNEANWCRLYKRELWDGLRFDLGHYAQDIRMAAPLYSRMKLVTDIDSVLYYWLQEPDSVTHSKRTPNFWHDNVTAAAKNFQATLDQGIVPCRNYFGLVASVKDEEKVLRNSSNEVTDADWQNLQDDLTLSSQLILKLTPLQRLHCYILFIIRHYENKIYDRKIHDMK; encoded by the coding sequence ATGGCTACTTCAAGACCTTTGGTTTCAATAATCGTCCCCGTATACAATTCGGAACGATACCTGCCATATTGTGTGGAATCGATTTTGAATCAGTCTTATACCAATCTTGAAATAATTCTCGTGGATGATGGATCAAAAGACACCTCTCCACGTATTTGCGACGACTATGCGGAGAAAGATTCTCGCGTTATTGTTATTCACCAGAAGAACGGGGGCATCGCCAAAGCCCAAAACACCGGATTGGATGCAGCTCACGGTGAATATATTGCATTCGCCGACAACGATGACATCCTGGACAGCCGAAATATTGAATTGTTGCTGCACGCAATTCTAAATACCGGAGCTGATATGAGCAAGGGAAGATGGCAGCAATTCGGCGTCTCCCAACTAGCAGAAATCAAAGCACGCGCCGCCCAAGGATCTGCTGCGCCGGACAAAACAACTTCCTTTAAAAATCCTCTGCACGCATATCAAACCGTGTTCTGCAAGAGTCTACGTATTTTGGGAAATCTGCTTGGCAAGAACTCTGAAGCTCTCTATTTCAACGAGGCAAACTGGTGTCGTCTGTACAAACGCGAATTGTGGGACGGGCTCCGTTTCGATCTGGGACATTATGCCCAAGATATTCGCATGGCGGCCCCTCTTTACTCCAGAATGAAGCTGGTGACCGACATAGATTCCGTGCTCTACTACTGGCTGCAAGAACCAGATTCCGTAACTCACTCTAAACGCACACCAAATTTCTGGCATGATAATGTAACCGCCGCCGCAAAAAATTTCCAAGCCACTCTTGATCAGGGCATTGTCCCTTGCCGTAACTATTTCGGTCTAGTGGCGAGTGTCAAAGACGAAGAAAAAGTGCTACGTAACTCCAGTAATGAAGTTACCGATGCAGATTGGCAAAATCTGCAGGATGACTTGACATTATCGAGTCAGCTTATTCTTAAGCTGACTCCACTGCAAAGGCTCCATTGCTATATTTTGTTTATAATTCGACATTATGAAAACAAAATATATGATCGCAAAATTCATGACATGAAGTAA
- a CDS encoding glycosyltransferase family 2 protein — MATIVPHFSILVPAYNVADYISDCLESVISQTFTDFEVIVVDDGSTDQTAEIVQNLQSKDARIRLIRLTHNSGRHVARKTAVDSSTGTYTLFLDADDAIEPHLLELLDFVSKKHDADMIRYGLSVIPGTDQDKKWAFDYEAMFNSADGELHGDDILKASFSFDFKQWVSWNIHTTMYRSDIVKSSFKEMPAERLNKLEDAYEYLVLCSRARTLYPITELRGLQYHIGRGISGRARYSIDKFMQDQRSVHDVVLAAQRFSNTQHVPAIQTATNWLSTRAVSIIQDDFQERLAPEECESALQSIAQTWNKETACQILCNCLESRVWWFCNMNSYPADNDPVIYWKIAFSHMMDSVSFKDVFISNKELQKQAAHIYEALSELDRRIAEKNQENSAREEAYKQAIIDENKQAIIEEYKQTTLPYRITNALLPNETRRRRIFNHLINKQNNQ, encoded by the coding sequence GTGGCAACAATAGTGCCGCATTTTTCGATTCTGGTACCTGCATATAATGTAGCAGACTATATTTCAGACTGCCTTGAAAGCGTCATATCTCAAACCTTCACTGATTTCGAAGTTATAGTCGTAGATGACGGAAGTACTGATCAAACTGCTGAGATAGTTCAAAATCTGCAAAGCAAAGACGCCCGAATCCGTCTAATCCGACTCACGCATAACTCAGGACGCCATGTCGCGAGGAAAACAGCAGTTGACTCATCCACTGGTACATACACGCTGTTCCTTGATGCAGATGATGCAATTGAACCTCATCTGTTGGAGCTACTTGATTTCGTATCCAAAAAACATGATGCAGATATGATCAGGTATGGTCTGTCAGTTATTCCAGGAACCGACCAAGACAAGAAATGGGCATTCGACTATGAAGCAATGTTTAACAGTGCTGACGGAGAGCTCCATGGAGACGATATCTTAAAAGCATCTTTCTCCTTCGATTTCAAGCAATGGGTTTCATGGAACATTCATACAACCATGTATCGCTCCGATATTGTTAAGTCCAGTTTTAAGGAAATGCCAGCAGAACGTCTTAACAAACTTGAAGATGCTTACGAATATCTCGTTTTATGTTCACGTGCAAGAACGCTATATCCAATAACCGAGCTACGTGGACTTCAATATCACATCGGAAGGGGCATCTCTGGAAGGGCACGATATTCCATCGATAAATTCATGCAAGATCAACGTTCTGTACATGATGTCGTTCTCGCCGCTCAACGATTTAGCAACACACAGCATGTTCCAGCAATTCAAACGGCGACCAATTGGCTGAGCACACGTGCCGTCTCAATTATTCAAGATGATTTCCAAGAAAGACTGGCACCTGAAGAATGCGAATCCGCATTACAAAGCATCGCCCAAACCTGGAATAAAGAAACAGCCTGTCAAATTCTTTGCAATTGCCTTGAATCACGCGTCTGGTGGTTTTGCAACATGAACAGCTATCCCGCAGACAACGATCCCGTCATTTACTGGAAAATCGCTTTCTCCCATATGATGGATTCCGTTTCTTTCAAGGATGTTTTTATCTCTAATAAAGAGTTACAGAAGCAAGCAGCACATATTTATGAAGCGCTCTCCGAACTCGATCGTCGAATCGCTGAGAAAAACCAAGAAAATTCTGCACGAGAAGAGGCATATAAGCAAGCCATCATAGACGAAAACAAGCAAGCCATCATAGAAGAATATAAGCAGACGACATTACCTTACCGCATAACCAATGCCTTGCTTCCAAATGAAACACGTAGACGGAGAATTTTCAACCACCTCATTAACAAGCAGAATAATCAATAA
- a CDS encoding ABC transporter ATP-binding protein: MQDSPVVLKVSHVAKSFRLPTEQATGLKMAFLNWTKGIKGYTEQKVLRDIDFEVHRGDFFGVVGRNGSGKSTLLKIISQIYVPDQGSVDVYGKLVPFIELGVGFNPELTGRENVYLNGALLGFSHSEIDAMYDDIVEFAELEEFMDQKLKNYSSGMQVRLAFSVAIKAQGDILVLDEVLAVGDEAFQRKCDAFFKKVQADPNKTVILVTHSMDAVKKYCNKAILIRDGEIVVSGDKNQVADQYTLDNLKGNEPLPEKKKQNGEYAIGLNATVPELKIVPKSDLSTDGKHPFQFDVVYEYKDSGTHYVAVNLLDLKRGGIVYDSGSRTLVQTSSGKHRFALEMPIDMLNSGVYRLYASVRVDDGDSADSETKMVAFTNEANGCVFSINNPDHEDYALLNEKAMIIRKRK, translated from the coding sequence ATGCAAGACTCCCCAGTAGTATTAAAAGTCAGTCATGTAGCTAAGTCATTTCGCTTGCCGACGGAGCAAGCGACTGGTTTGAAAATGGCTTTTCTGAATTGGACCAAGGGGATCAAAGGATATACAGAGCAGAAAGTTCTTCGTGATATTGATTTCGAGGTCCATCGCGGTGATTTCTTCGGTGTGGTAGGACGTAACGGTTCCGGTAAATCCACATTACTAAAGATTATTTCACAGATTTACGTTCCAGACCAAGGTAGTGTAGATGTCTATGGAAAGCTAGTTCCTTTCATTGAATTGGGTGTTGGTTTTAACCCGGAACTGACTGGTCGAGAGAATGTCTATCTTAATGGTGCTCTCCTGGGGTTCAGTCATTCGGAGATAGACGCCATGTATGACGATATTGTCGAATTTGCTGAGCTTGAAGAGTTCATGGATCAGAAACTGAAGAACTATTCTTCAGGTATGCAGGTTCGACTTGCTTTTTCCGTTGCAATCAAAGCGCAAGGTGACATTCTTGTTCTAGATGAAGTACTTGCAGTTGGAGACGAGGCGTTTCAACGTAAATGTGATGCATTTTTCAAGAAGGTCCAGGCAGACCCGAATAAAACTGTTATTCTCGTGACTCATAGCATGGATGCAGTAAAAAAGTATTGTAATAAAGCCATTCTCATCCGTGACGGAGAAATTGTCGTTAGTGGTGACAAAAACCAAGTTGCGGATCAATATACATTGGACAATCTCAAAGGCAATGAACCTTTGCCAGAGAAAAAGAAGCAAAATGGTGAATATGCGATAGGATTAAACGCCACTGTTCCAGAATTGAAAATAGTCCCGAAGTCTGATTTATCAACTGATGGAAAACATCCGTTCCAATTTGATGTGGTATACGAGTATAAGGATTCTGGGACGCATTATGTTGCTGTGAACTTGTTGGATCTGAAACGCGGAGGCATCGTCTATGATTCCGGTTCACGCACTCTTGTGCAGACAAGTAGTGGAAAACATCGATTTGCACTGGAGATGCCGATTGACATGCTTAATAGTGGGGTATACCGCCTGTATGCCAGTGTGCGTGTTGATGATGGCGACTCGGCAGACTCAGAAACCAAAATGGTTGCTTTTACGAATGAGGCTAATGGGTGCGTGTTTTCTATTAACAACCCAGATCATGAAGATTATGCACTGCTGAATGAGAAAGCGATGATAATAAGGAAGCGTAAATAA
- a CDS encoding ABC transporter permease, with translation MENVLERFRKRYRYSMVVFKELVKTDFQLRYQGSVLGMAWSVLKPLMLFAVMYVVFVRFLKFTDGTPTFPISLLCGTCLWSFFTEATSMGMRGIVDRGDLLRKVHFPNYIIVASTAMGALISLGINLVVVICFGFFAHAHYTWRVLLLPLNIMQFYLLTLGVTLLLGSLYVYFRDVAHIWDVITQALFYATPIIYPITMIAQRAPDFAWASKFLLLVPSTQVIMDIRHNLLSPEYIPTVWTYVGNPLLCALPYVLSIVIFVLGIQVFRRYSAKFAEVL, from the coding sequence ATGGAGAATGTCTTAGAACGCTTTAGAAAACGATACCGTTATTCCATGGTTGTCTTTAAAGAGCTTGTGAAGACCGATTTTCAGCTTCGTTACCAAGGATCGGTTCTAGGAATGGCGTGGTCCGTTCTTAAACCGTTGATGTTGTTCGCGGTTATGTATGTAGTTTTTGTGAGGTTCCTGAAATTTACAGATGGAACACCTACATTCCCGATTTCATTGTTGTGCGGTACGTGTTTGTGGTCTTTTTTCACTGAAGCTACCAGCATGGGAATGCGTGGCATAGTAGATCGTGGCGATTTGCTTCGTAAAGTGCATTTTCCAAATTACATTATTGTTGCCTCTACTGCTATGGGCGCGTTGATTTCTTTGGGTATCAACCTTGTTGTGGTTATTTGCTTTGGTTTTTTTGCACATGCGCATTATACGTGGAGGGTTCTGTTGCTTCCTCTTAACATTATGCAATTTTATTTGTTGACGCTTGGAGTGACATTATTACTGGGAAGCTTGTATGTGTATTTTCGAGATGTAGCGCATATCTGGGATGTGATTACGCAGGCTTTATTCTATGCGACACCTATTATCTATCCGATTACTATGATTGCGCAAAGGGCTCCTGATTTTGCTTGGGCTTCGAAGTTTCTGTTACTTGTACCTAGTACTCAAGTAATTATGGATATCCGGCATAATCTTTTGTCTCCAGAATATATTCCAACAGTCTGGACGTATGTTGGCAATCCCTTGCTGTGTGCGTTGCCATATGTACTTTCAATTGTGATTTTTGTATTAGGAATTCAGGTGTTTCGTAGGTACAGCGCTAAATTTGCGGAGGTGCTGTAA
- a CDS encoding rhamnan synthesis F family protein, giving the protein MLLTQSSINRLGIFFFYDSDGVVDDYVPTLLAGFKPHFSEMTIVCNGKLNEAGQSILSRYTDNLIIRPNTGFDVWAYKTALDSYGWEKLEQFDEIVLFNATIMGPVYPFAEMFETMNKRDLDFWGITKFHKVPQDPFGRSPFGYLPEHIQSHFHAYRRSLVQSKEFQDYWNNMPQINSYYDSVGMHESLFTKRFADLGFKWDVYVNTDDLEGFTYGPITFAAKTLIKEKRCPIFKRRSFFHDYMDTLNQSAGNAALDLFEYLRDHTDYDVNLIWQNALRTMNLADLVKNLHLDFVMPSNITTPIPEGKRIALIMHLYYMDLLDKTLEYAKSMPEGCDFIFTVGSEENAKLVRERCKGLPYNVDVRVIQNRGRDVSALLIGAGKDCLKYDYVCFAHDKKVTQLSPYSIGDGFAYKCFENILGSKALVSNIINHFEQDPHAGLLAPTSPNHADYFGNFASLWGPNFEGTKKMLEETLGVKVPLNPYKEPIAPLGTMFWFRPKALHQLFDIDWKYEDFPPEPNKIDGSMLHFIERAYGYLPQANGYYTGFVYSDHFARIELTNLSFDVQTLAGSTAPYLDTTLRGTCLNVARGFTLRAAILLWFKRTLVGTPFAYHLGARVMKLYRHIRHPKTYKERYGNSNAHLKKDRA; this is encoded by the coding sequence ATGTTACTCACCCAATCTTCAATCAACCGACTCGGCATCTTCTTCTTCTATGATTCCGATGGAGTTGTGGATGACTATGTCCCTACCCTGCTAGCTGGATTCAAACCTCATTTCTCCGAAATGACCATCGTCTGCAACGGAAAACTCAACGAGGCAGGGCAATCAATTTTGTCCAGGTATACCGACAACCTCATCATTCGTCCCAATACAGGTTTCGATGTTTGGGCATATAAAACCGCCCTTGATTCCTATGGATGGGAAAAACTTGAGCAATTCGACGAGATCGTTCTTTTTAATGCAACGATTATGGGACCCGTCTATCCGTTCGCCGAGATGTTCGAAACAATGAATAAGCGCGATCTTGATTTCTGGGGCATCACTAAATTCCATAAAGTTCCACAAGATCCATTCGGGCGTAGCCCGTTCGGATATCTTCCCGAGCACATTCAATCTCATTTCCACGCTTATCGAAGAAGCCTTGTGCAGAGTAAAGAGTTCCAGGATTACTGGAACAATATGCCGCAGATTAACAGCTATTATGATTCCGTTGGAATGCATGAATCGTTATTCACTAAGCGCTTCGCTGATTTGGGATTCAAGTGGGACGTTTATGTCAATACCGATGATTTAGAAGGATTCACTTATGGTCCGATTACTTTTGCGGCCAAAACTCTTATCAAGGAAAAGCGCTGTCCCATCTTCAAGAGGCGATCGTTCTTCCATGATTACATGGATACGTTAAACCAATCAGCCGGCAACGCAGCTTTGGATTTATTCGAATATCTGCGAGACCACACCGATTACGATGTCAATCTAATCTGGCAAAACGCATTACGCACGATGAATCTCGCGGATCTCGTCAAAAACCTGCATCTCGATTTCGTGATGCCGTCAAATATCACTACGCCGATTCCTGAAGGTAAGCGTATAGCGCTGATTATGCATTTGTACTACATGGATTTGCTCGATAAAACGCTGGAATATGCAAAATCCATGCCGGAAGGCTGTGACTTCATCTTCACCGTCGGGTCCGAAGAAAACGCAAAGCTGGTACGGGAACGTTGTAAAGGACTGCCTTATAACGTCGATGTTCGTGTCATCCAGAACCGTGGACGAGATGTAAGCGCATTGCTAATCGGCGCCGGTAAAGATTGCCTGAAATATGACTATGTGTGCTTCGCTCACGATAAGAAAGTGACACAGCTTTCTCCATACAGCATTGGAGATGGCTTTGCCTACAAATGTTTCGAGAATATCTTAGGCAGCAAGGCATTGGTGAGCAATATTATCAATCACTTCGAGCAGGATCCGCATGCCGGTTTACTTGCACCAACATCGCCGAATCACGCCGACTATTTCGGTAATTTCGCAAGCCTATGGGGTCCGAATTTCGAAGGCACCAAAAAAATGCTTGAAGAGACTTTAGGCGTTAAAGTACCTTTGAATCCATACAAGGAACCAATCGCACCTTTGGGCACTATGTTCTGGTTCCGTCCAAAAGCATTGCACCAACTGTTCGATATTGATTGGAAATACGAGGATTTCCCGCCTGAACCAAACAAAATCGATGGATCCATGTTGCATTTCATCGAACGAGCTTACGGATACCTGCCTCAAGCCAATGGATATTACACAGGTTTCGTATATTCCGATCATTTCGCTCGCATTGAGCTTACCAACCTGTCATTTGATGTACAGACACTTGCGGGTAGTACGGCACCTTATCTCGACACTACACTGCGGGGAACCTGTCTGAATGTTGCGCGTGGATTCACATTGCGAGCCGCTATTTTGCTGTGGTTCAAGCGAACACTGGTGGGCACTCCGTTTGCATATCATTTAGGCGCTAGGGTTATGAAGCTGTACCGTCATATCCGTCATCCGAAGACGTATAAAGAGAGGTATGGGAACAGTAACGCCCATTTGAAGAAGGATCGTGCATGA
- a CDS encoding acyltransferase family protein: MTDNVPFTKPTMPDTTKQKGKRPRLFYLDLVRAIAAILIVITHFNNPYMIGHPVFAYEPFGIYIGGLGVSLFLIISGAALMYTYGESEKLNYRHFYYKRFIGIYPMFWIAFIIANAYLFLRNGGHVFANAPKWTLIFSVLGIDGLVANTSLPTFYTLGEWFLGFILIFYVVFPLLRYGVKKHPLITGSVAIALYALTLYFHPMPLGLPSDLLLTMRLPELLFGMYFIQYIRKIPTYAAAAALLFLVVQEIHPLFSGSFAVTIVGICAFAVIVYTAKWLDVQPIRIPVNSVSKYSYPIFLVHHVLISQVFTIINCTALSRFDGYLLFFVDFMIIMTLSIALYRLEKKTISYIQSMF, translated from the coding sequence ATGACAGACAACGTTCCTTTTACTAAACCTACTATGCCCGATACGACGAAGCAAAAAGGTAAACGTCCACGACTTTTTTATCTAGATCTAGTCCGTGCAATTGCCGCGATTCTCATCGTTATCACGCATTTCAATAACCCATACATGATCGGGCACCCTGTATTCGCTTACGAACCATTTGGTATCTATATCGGTGGCTTAGGCGTTTCCCTGTTCCTGATTATTTCCGGCGCCGCCTTGATGTATACATACGGCGAGTCCGAAAAATTAAACTACAGGCATTTTTACTACAAGCGTTTTATTGGAATCTATCCAATGTTTTGGATTGCTTTCATTATCGCTAATGCCTATCTTTTTTTGCGTAACGGTGGACATGTATTCGCGAACGCTCCAAAATGGACGTTAATTTTCTCCGTGCTCGGCATTGACGGGTTGGTGGCCAATACTTCACTTCCAACGTTCTATACACTTGGCGAATGGTTCTTGGGATTCATCCTCATTTTCTATGTGGTATTTCCATTATTGAGGTACGGAGTAAAAAAACATCCCCTCATCACTGGATCTGTCGCTATTGCATTGTATGCCTTGACGCTTTATTTTCATCCAATGCCCCTTGGACTACCATCCGATTTATTGCTTACAATGAGGTTGCCTGAATTACTGTTTGGCATGTATTTCATTCAGTACATCAGAAAAATACCAACCTATGCAGCCGCAGCAGCTTTATTATTCCTTGTTGTACAAGAAATTCATCCACTGTTTAGCGGATCCTTTGCCGTGACCATTGTAGGAATTTGTGCATTTGCAGTTATAGTCTATACTGCAAAATGGCTTGATGTACAACCTATTCGGATACCAGTAAATTCTGTATCAAAATATTCGTATCCTATTTTCTTAGTCCACCATGTTTTGATTTCACAGGTATTCACAATTATTAACTGTACTGCCTTGTCACGCTTTGACGGTTATCTACTATTTTTTGTAGATTTTATGATAATCATGACATTGTCAATTGCTTTATACAGACTCGAAAAAAAGACCATCAGCTACATACAATCAATGTTTTAA
- a CDS encoding DUF6020 family protein: MGAVEVGLTHSDIKKRWLRLSMDMLVLALPSLIVWGMTYPGYIQADHQNTIADIASGSPSEWHSLLWGYLAFPFIYMTRSFGVYGLVQIGIFTVAVMYSLCKMKELGFYGRKGYRIALLCFALCPTYVLYNLLYSSDVVFAILLLPLTVQIVEVMTTVGKSFERFSFCLGFGLLLYCEYELRKNAVLIAIVVITVLFCIYKKQRKRIGAIAACLLVLTGMSSFLFSHVLKAEPSPSQELMSVPVQQVARVYHDGGKISKEADKYFQSIHDKEVWVESYLPFDADPVKFNYAPGKKQVELSSDFIKFWAETGINNFGEYVSAYLDLMKPYWQITSTPSTQFIDTDFMDHDIYTRSTCQKMGNKCSDEYLNQFKGHYTYMRSVPSKLYNKIESMGIPVISDSFNLIFFDRALPLWLFVVGCIIAYRMRCLRKFVIMSLPLLCILISLLAFSPVAAFRYSLQMYYVLPLLAIWIYRQYKIGLHEYLLVSRPALLPKEANRTS, translated from the coding sequence GTGGGCGCTGTAGAAGTTGGCTTGACGCATTCGGATATTAAAAAAAGATGGTTACGGCTTAGCATGGATATGCTTGTCCTAGCTCTTCCCTCTCTTATTGTTTGGGGTATGACTTATCCAGGATATATTCAAGCTGATCATCAAAATACGATTGCAGATATTGCTTCGGGAAGTCCTTCAGAGTGGCACTCGTTATTATGGGGGTACTTAGCGTTTCCTTTCATATATATGACAAGGTCTTTTGGGGTATATGGTTTAGTCCAAATTGGTATTTTCACTGTTGCAGTGATGTATTCCTTATGCAAGATGAAAGAACTTGGTTTTTATGGAAGAAAAGGCTACCGAATTGCCCTGCTTTGTTTTGCCTTATGCCCGACGTATGTTTTATATAATCTGTTATATAGTTCTGATGTTGTTTTTGCGATTCTCTTATTACCTTTGACGGTGCAGATTGTTGAGGTTATGACGACCGTCGGTAAATCGTTTGAGCGTTTTTCTTTCTGTCTTGGCTTTGGACTGTTATTATATTGCGAATATGAGTTGCGTAAGAATGCAGTATTAATTGCAATCGTAGTTATTACGGTTCTTTTTTGTATTTATAAAAAACAGCGTAAGCGTATTGGTGCTATTGCAGCATGTCTTCTTGTCCTGACTGGGATGTCCTCTTTTCTTTTTTCGCATGTTCTTAAGGCAGAGCCTTCGCCATCTCAAGAGCTGATGTCTGTGCCGGTTCAACAGGTTGCTCGCGTATATCATGATGGAGGTAAAATTTCCAAAGAGGCTGATAAATATTTTCAGTCTATTCATGATAAAGAGGTATGGGTGGAGTCGTATCTGCCATTTGATGCAGATCCTGTGAAATTCAATTATGCTCCAGGGAAAAAACAGGTTGAATTATCTTCAGATTTTATTAAATTTTGGGCTGAAACAGGAATTAATAATTTTGGAGAATATGTATCGGCCTATTTGGATCTTATGAAGCCGTATTGGCAGATAACTAGTACGCCTTCCACCCAATTTATTGATACTGACTTCATGGATCACGATATTTATACGCGTTCTACATGCCAAAAGATGGGGAATAAATGTAGTGACGAGTACCTTAATCAATTTAAGGGGCATTATACGTATATGCGTTCGGTGCCTTCGAAACTTTATAACAAAATTGAAAGTATGGGAATCCCTGTAATCTCAGATTCATTTAATCTGATCTTCTTTGACAGAGCTTTACCATTATGGCTATTTGTTGTAGGATGCATAATCGCATATCGTATGAGATGTTTGCGTAAATTTGTAATCATGTCTTTGCCGTTGCTTTGTATCTTGATTTCCTTGCTTGCTTTTTCACCAGTTGCTGCTTTTCGGTATTCCTTACAGATGTACTATGTACTCCCTTTGCTAGCAATATGGATATATCGTCAATATAAGATTGGCTTACATGAATATTTGCTCGTTTCGAGGCCAGCGTTATTACCAAAGGAGGCCAATCGCACTTCTTGA
- a CDS encoding glycosyltransferase family 2 protein, whose translation MLIQNEEPSIAVLIPCYNEEVTIGKVVRDFRKALPKADIYVYDNNSTDRTAEIACQAGAQVRREPRQGKGNVIRAMFEDIDADVYVMTDGDDTYPAEAASHMVEKVLEGYDMVIGDRLSSTYFQENKRPFHNFGNRTVRGVINSLFSANVTDVMTGYRAFSYSFVKTYPVLSKGFEVETEMTIHSLDNNIRLYELPVQYRDRPDGSVSKLNTFGDGFKVLSTIFRLIREYKPLPFFGGLGLLVGIIGFVLTGSVVFDFFRTGQVQRFPTLIGAVMLIVIGLLCIVLGFIQDTLAKNSRRRFIMDTNYVTRDYRMQKR comes from the coding sequence GGAAAGCACTGCCGAAAGCCGATATTTACGTATATGACAATAACTCGACGGATAGGACCGCTGAGATAGCATGTCAAGCTGGCGCACAAGTTCGTAGAGAACCTAGGCAAGGCAAAGGCAATGTCATCCGTGCAATGTTTGAGGACATTGATGCAGATGTATATGTCATGACAGACGGGGATGATACATATCCGGCAGAAGCTGCTTCACACATGGTGGAGAAGGTCCTTGAAGGCTACGATATGGTTATTGGGGATCGATTAAGCTCAACATATTTTCAAGAAAATAAAAGGCCATTCCATAATTTTGGAAATCGAACAGTACGCGGAGTGATTAATTCACTGTTTTCCGCTAACGTTACTGACGTTATGACTGGCTATAGGGCTTTTTCATACTCTTTTGTAAAGACCTATCCTGTTTTATCTAAGGGCTTTGAGGTCGAAACCGAGATGACGATTCATAGCCTTGATAATAATATTCGGTTATATGAATTACCTGTGCAATACCGGGATCGTCCAGATGGGTCAGTTAGTAAGCTGAATACGTTTGGTGACGGTTTTAAAGTCCTTTCCACTATATTCAGGTTGATTAGGGAATATAAACCGTTGCCTTTTTTTGGTGGATTAGGTTTACTAGTTGGAATAATTGGATTCGTACTTACCGGTTCGGTGGTATTTGATTTCTTCCGTACTGGGCAGGTTCAACGTTTTCCGACTCTAATCGGGGCGGTCATGCTTATTGTCATTGGTCTGCTATGCATTGTGTTGGGTTTCATTCAGGATACGCTTGCTAAAAATAGTCGTAGACGTTTCATTATGGATACGAATTATGTAACGCGAGATTATCGAATGCAAAAAAGGTAG